From a region of the Pan paniscus chromosome 19, NHGRI_mPanPan1-v2.0_pri, whole genome shotgun sequence genome:
- the LOC100983900 gene encoding chorionic somatomammotropin hormone 1 isoform X2 has product MAPGSRTSLLLAFALLCLPWLQEAGAVQTVPLSRLFDHAMLQAHRAHQLAIDTYQEFEEAYIPKDQKYSFLHDSQTSFCFSDSIPTPSNMEETQQKSNLELLRISLLLIESWLEPVRFLRSMFANNLVYDTSDSDDYHLLKDLEEGIQTLMRRLEDGSRRTGQILKQTYSKFDTNSHNHDALLKNYGLLHCFRKDMDKVETFLRMVQCRSVEGSCGF; this is encoded by the exons ATGGCTCCAG GCTCCCGGACATCCCTGCTCCTGGCTTTTGCCCTGCTCTGCCTGCCCTGGCTTCAAGAGGCTGGTGCCGTCCAAACCGTTCCGTTATCCAGGCTTTTTGACCACGCTATGCTCCAAGCCCATCGCGCGCACCAGCTGGCCATTGACACCTACCAGGAGTTT GAAGAAGCCTATATCCCAAAGGACCAGAAGTATTCATTCCTGCATGACTCCCAGACCTCCTTCTGCTTCTCAGACTCTATTCCGACACCCTCCAACATGGAGGAAACGCAACAGAAATCC AATCTAGAGCTGCTCCGCATCTCCCTGCTGCTCATCGAGTCGTGGCTGGAGCCCGTGCGGTTCCTCAGGAGTATGTTCGCCAACAACCTGGTGTATGACACCTCGGACAGCGATGACTATCACCTCCTAAAGGACCTAGAGGAAGGCATCCAAACACTGATGCGG AGGCTGGAAGACGGCAGCCGCCGGACTGGGCAGATCCTCAAGCAGACCTACAGCAAGTTTGACACAAACTCGCACAACCATGACGCACTGCTCAAGAACTACGGGCTGCTCCACTGCTTCAGGAAGGACATGGACAAGGTCGAGACATTCCTGCGCATGGTGCAGTGCCGCTCTGTAGAGGGTAGCTGTGGCTTCTAG
- the LOC100983900 gene encoding chorionic somatomammotropin hormone 1 isoform X3, whose product MAPGSRTSLLLAFALLCLPWLQEAGAVQTVPLSRLFDHAMLQAHRAHQLAIDTYQEFRLEDGSRRTGQILKQTYSKFDTNSHNHDALLKNYGLLHCFRKDMDKVETFLRMVQCRSVEGSCGF is encoded by the exons ATGGCTCCAG GCTCCCGGACATCCCTGCTCCTGGCTTTTGCCCTGCTCTGCCTGCCCTGGCTTCAAGAGGCTGGTGCCGTCCAAACCGTTCCGTTATCCAGGCTTTTTGACCACGCTATGCTCCAAGCCCATCGCGCGCACCAGCTGGCCATTGACACCTACCAGGAGTTT AGGCTGGAAGACGGCAGCCGCCGGACTGGGCAGATCCTCAAGCAGACCTACAGCAAGTTTGACACAAACTCGCACAACCATGACGCACTGCTCAAGAACTACGGGCTGCTCCACTGCTTCAGGAAGGACATGGACAAGGTCGAGACATTCCTGCGCATGGTGCAGTGCCGCTCTGTAGAGGGTAGCTGTGGCTTCTAG
- the LOC100981715 gene encoding intercellular adhesion molecule 2 isoform X2: MKTLLFGVWALLALILCPGVPEELFEVSIWPSQALVEFGQSLVVNCSTTCPDPGPSGIETFLKKTQVGKGPQWKEFLLEDVTENSILQCFFSCAGIQKDTSLGITVYQPPEQVILELQPAWVAVDEAFTVKCHVPSVAPLESLTLALLQGNQELHRKNFTSLVVASQRAEVIISVRAQKENDRCNSSCHAELDLSLQGGRLFQGSSPIRIVRIFEFSQSPHIWVSSLLEAGMAETVSCEVARLFPAKEVMFHMFLEDQELSSFLSWEGDTAWANTTIRTMEAGDQELSCFASLGPMEQKTRKLVHSYSFPPPILELKESYPLAGTDINVTCSGHVLTSPSPTLRLQGAPDLPAPGEPAWLLLTAREEDDG, from the exons ATGAAAACGCTTCTGTTTGGTGTCTGGGCCCTGCTGGCCTTGATCCTTTGCCCAG GGGTCCCGGAAGAGTTGTTTGAGGTTTCTATTTGGCCAAGTCAGGCCCTGGTGGAGTTTGGACAGTCCCTAGTGGTCAACTGCAGCACTACTTGCCCAGACCCAGGACCCAGTGGAATTGAGACCTTCTTAAAGAAAACTCAGGTGGGCAAAGGGCCTCAGTGGAAAGAGTTTCTTCTGGAGGATGTCACAGAGAATTCCATCCTGCAGTGCTTCTTCTCTTGTGCAGGGATTCAAAAGGACACAAGCCTTGGCATCACTGTGTATC AGCCACCAGAGCAAGTGATCCTGGAGCTGCAGCCTGCCTGGGTGGCCGTGGACGAAGCCTTCACAGTGAAGTGTCATGTACCCAGTGTAGCACCCTTGGAGAGTCTCACCCTTGCCCTTCTCCAGGGTAACCAAGAACTGCATAGAAAGAACTTTACGAGCTTGGttgtggcctcccaaagagctgaggtCATCATCAGTGTCAGAGCCCAAAAGGAGAATGACAGATGCAATTCTTCCTGCCATGCAGAACTGGACTTGAGTTTGCAAGGTGGGAGGCTCTTTCAAGGCAGCTCACCCATCAGAATAGTCCGGATCTTTG AATTCTCTCAGAGTCCTCACATCTGGGTCTCTTCCCTTTTGGAGGCTGGGATGGCGGAGACTGTGAGCTGCGAGGTGGCTAGGTTGTTTCCAGCCAAAGAAGTTATGTTCCACATGTTCCTGGAAGACCAAGAGCTGAGCTCCTTCCTTTCCTGGGAGGGGGACACAGCATGGGCCAATACTACCATTCGGACCATGGAGGCTGGTGATCAGGAACTGTCTTGCTTTGCATCTCTGggtccaatggaacagaagacaaGAAAGCTAGTGCATAGCTACA GCTTCCCTCCACCAATCCTGGAGCTAAAAGAATCATACCCATTGGCAGGGACCGACATTAATGTGACCTGCTCAGGGCATGTATTAACATCACCCAGCCCTACTCTTCGGCTTCAGGGAGCCCCAGACCTCCCTGCCCCTGGGGAGCCTGCCTGGCTTCTACTTACTGCCAGGGAGGAAGATGATGGCTGA
- the LOC100972442 gene encoding growth hormone variant produces MFLVPGGRQRERERKKKTQLLEQGEHWPLALQLPLLPSGFSPGSRTSLLLAFGLLCLPWLQEGSAFPTIPLSRLFDNAMLRARRLYQLAYDTYQEFEEAYILKEQKYSFLQNPQTSLCFSESIPTPSNRVKTQQKSNLELLRISLLLIQSWLEPVQLLRSVFANSLVYGASDSNVYRHLKDLEEGIQTLMWVRVAPGIPNPGAPLASRDWGEKHCCPLFSSQALTQENSPYSSFPLVNPPGLSLQPGGEGGKWMNERGREQCPSAWPLLLFLHFAEAGRWQPPDWADLQSVLQQV; encoded by the exons ATGTTCCTGGTCcctggagggaggcagagagagagagagagaaaaaaaaaaacccagctcctggaaCAGGGAGAGCACTGGCCTCTTGCTCTCCAGCTCCCTCTGTTGCCCTCCGGTTTCTCCCCAGGCTCCCGGACGTCCCTGCTCCTGGCTTTTGGCCTGCTCTGCCTGCCCTGGCTTCAAGAGGGCAGTGCCTTCCCAACCATTCCCTTATCCAGGCTTTTTGACAATGCTATGCTCCGTGCCCGTCGCCTGTACCAGCTGGCATATGACACCTATCAGGAGTTT GAAGAAGCCTATATCCTGAAGGAGCAGAAGTATTCATTCCTGCAGAACCCCCAGACCTCCCTCTGCTTCTCAGAGTCTATTCCAACACCTTCCAACAGGGTGAAAACGCAGCAGAAATCC AACCTAGAGCTGCTCCGCATCTCCCTGCTGCTCATCCAGTCATGGCTGGAGCCCGTGCAGCTCCTCAGGAGCGTCTTCGCCAACAGCCTGGTGTATGGCGCCTCGGACAGCAACGTCTATCGCCACCTAAAGGACCTAGAGGAAGGCATCCAAACGCTGATGTGGGTGAGGGTGGCACCAGGGATCCCCAATCCTGGGGCCCCACTGGCTTCCAGGGACTGGGGAGAGAAACACTGCTGCCCTCTTTTTAGCAGTCAGGCGCTGACCCAAGAGAACTCACCGTATTCTTCATTTCCCCTCGTGAATCCTCCAGGCCTTTCTCTACAacctggaggggagggaggaaaatggatgaatgagagagggagggaacaGTGCCCAAGCGCTTggcctctccttctcttccttcacttTGCAGAGGCTGGAAGATGGCAGCCCCCGGACTGGGCAGATCTTCAATCAGTCCTACAGCAAGTTTGA
- the LOC100981715 gene encoding intercellular adhesion molecule 1 isoform X1 has protein sequence MKTLLFGVWALLALILCPGVPEELFEVSIWPSQALVEFGQSLVVNCSTTCPDPGPSGIETFLKKTQVGKGPQWKEFLLEDVTENSILQCFFSCAGIQKDTSLGITVYQPPEQVILELQPAWVAVDEAFTVKCHVPSVAPLESLTLALLQGNQELHRKNFTSLVVASQRAEVIISVRAQKENDRCNSSCHAELDLSLQGGRLFQGSSPIRIVRIFEFSQSPHIWVSSLLEAGMAETVSCEVARLFPAKEVMFHMFLEDQELSSFLSWEGDTAWANTTIRTMEAGDQELSCFASLGPMEQKTRKLVHSYNKPRLEESSCPGKQTWLEGMEHTLACIPKGNPAPALVCTWNGVVFDLEVPQKATQNHTGTYCCTATNQLGSVSKDIAVIVQGLDEGISSTLFVIITVTSGVGVITIALYLSYRPCKVDRRKLLYRQKEEDKEEESQFAVQEEKSATHIIDSYLIE, from the exons ATGAAAACGCTTCTGTTTGGTGTCTGGGCCCTGCTGGCCTTGATCCTTTGCCCAG GGGTCCCGGAAGAGTTGTTTGAGGTTTCTATTTGGCCAAGTCAGGCCCTGGTGGAGTTTGGACAGTCCCTAGTGGTCAACTGCAGCACTACTTGCCCAGACCCAGGACCCAGTGGAATTGAGACCTTCTTAAAGAAAACTCAGGTGGGCAAAGGGCCTCAGTGGAAAGAGTTTCTTCTGGAGGATGTCACAGAGAATTCCATCCTGCAGTGCTTCTTCTCTTGTGCAGGGATTCAAAAGGACACAAGCCTTGGCATCACTGTGTATC AGCCACCAGAGCAAGTGATCCTGGAGCTGCAGCCTGCCTGGGTGGCCGTGGACGAAGCCTTCACAGTGAAGTGTCATGTACCCAGTGTAGCACCCTTGGAGAGTCTCACCCTTGCCCTTCTCCAGGGTAACCAAGAACTGCATAGAAAGAACTTTACGAGCTTGGttgtggcctcccaaagagctgaggtCATCATCAGTGTCAGAGCCCAAAAGGAGAATGACAGATGCAATTCTTCCTGCCATGCAGAACTGGACTTGAGTTTGCAAGGTGGGAGGCTCTTTCAAGGCAGCTCACCCATCAGAATAGTCCGGATCTTTG AATTCTCTCAGAGTCCTCACATCTGGGTCTCTTCCCTTTTGGAGGCTGGGATGGCGGAGACTGTGAGCTGCGAGGTGGCTAGGTTGTTTCCAGCCAAAGAAGTTATGTTCCACATGTTCCTGGAAGACCAAGAGCTGAGCTCCTTCCTTTCCTGGGAGGGGGACACAGCATGGGCCAATACTACCATTCGGACCATGGAGGCTGGTGATCAGGAACTGTCTTGCTTTGCATCTCTGggtccaatggaacagaagacaaGAAAGCTAGTGCATAGCTACA ACAAGCCACGGTTAGAGGAATCCAGTTGCCCTGGCAAACAGACCTGGCTGGAAGGGATGGAACACACGCTCGCCTGCATCCCAAAGGGAAACCCAGCTCCAGCCTTGGTGTGTACCTGGAATGGAGTGGTCTTTGACCTTGAAGTGCCACAGAAGGCAACCCAGAACCACACTGGAACCTACTGCTGCACAGCCACTAACCAGCTGGGCTCTGTCAGCAAAGACATTGCTGTCATTGTTCAAG GACTGGATGAAGGAATCAGCTCTACCCTCTTTGTCATTATTACTGTTACGTCTGGAGTGGGTGTCATCACCATAGCACTGTATTTGAGCTATCGGCCCTGCAAAGTGGACAGGAGGAAATTGCTCTATAGGCAGAAAGAGGAGGACAAAGAGGAGGAAAGCCAGTTTGCTGTTCAGGAAGAGAAAAGTGCAACTCATATAATTGACAGCTATTTGATTGAATGA
- the LOC100983900 gene encoding chorionic somatomammotropin hormone 1 isoform X1, which translates to MAPGSRTSLLLAFALLCLPWLQEAGAVQTVPLSRLFDHAMLQAHRAHQLAIDTYQEFEEAYIPKDQKYSFLHDSQTSFCFSDSIPTPSNMEETQQKSNLELLRISLLLIESWLEPVRFLRSMFANNLVYDTSDSDDYHLLKDLEEGIQTLMRVRVAPGVANPGTPLAARAGGEKHCCPLFSSKALTQENSPYSSFRLVNPPGPSLHPEGEGGKWMNERGREQCPSAWPLLLFLHFAEAGRRQPPDWADPQADLQQV; encoded by the exons ATGGCTCCAG GCTCCCGGACATCCCTGCTCCTGGCTTTTGCCCTGCTCTGCCTGCCCTGGCTTCAAGAGGCTGGTGCCGTCCAAACCGTTCCGTTATCCAGGCTTTTTGACCACGCTATGCTCCAAGCCCATCGCGCGCACCAGCTGGCCATTGACACCTACCAGGAGTTT GAAGAAGCCTATATCCCAAAGGACCAGAAGTATTCATTCCTGCATGACTCCCAGACCTCCTTCTGCTTCTCAGACTCTATTCCGACACCCTCCAACATGGAGGAAACGCAACAGAAATCC AATCTAGAGCTGCTCCGCATCTCCCTGCTGCTCATCGAGTCGTGGCTGGAGCCCGTGCGGTTCCTCAGGAGTATGTTCGCCAACAACCTGGTGTATGACACCTCGGACAGCGATGACTATCACCTCCTAAAGGACCTAGAGGAAGGCATCCAAACACTGATGCGGGTGAGGGTGGCGCCAGGGGTCGCCAATCCTGGAACCCCACTGGCTGCGAGGGCTGGGGGAGAGAAACACTGCTGCCCTCTTTTTAGCAGTAAGGCGCTGACCCAAGAGAACTCACCTTATTCTTCATTTCGCCTGGTGAATCCTCCAGGCCCTTCTCTACACCctgaaggggagggaggaaaatggatgaatgagagagggagggaacaGTGCCCAAGCGCTTggcctctccttctcttccttcacttTGCAGAGGCTGGAAGACGGCAGCCGCCGGACTGGGCAGATCCTCAAGCAGACCTACAGCAAGTTTGA